A region from the Zonotrichia albicollis isolate bZonAlb1 chromosome 17, bZonAlb1.hap1, whole genome shotgun sequence genome encodes:
- the ANGPT4 gene encoding angiopoietin-4 gives MRALSLGLVALTCATTALCAAGAQRRALEGGGRRRYHRVQHGHCSYTFVLPEAEPPPCPAAPGPAPGAASGLLQRDSPAGTAGAAQRLRHLERILENSTQWLLKLESYIQSSVKPEVAELQQAAVQNQTAAMLEMGSSLLNRSAEQSRKLTDVEAQVLNQTWRIEMQLQENSLSTIKLEKQLLLQTNEIHKLQNRNNILEGRVLEMETKQQAELAGAHSEKEKLQRLLSRQSGAIEEMEKTLLAASANTSLLQRQQLQLLQSVQSLVRLVSQGRATSPGQEQQFQDCADVRRAGIHASGIYTLHIANLSEPKKAFCDMDTDRGGWTIIQLRANGSLSFQRSWREYKQGFGDASGEYWLGNEAVHLLTSRVPYALRVELQDWEGGQVYAHYGKFQLGSERQFYRLSLQDYSGTAGQQSGLALQGTQFSTRDADNDNCLCKCAQMLSGGWWFDACGLSNLNGIYYPARNNIRKLNGIRWHHFQGPSYSLKGTRMMIRPSSF, from the exons ATGCGGGCGCTCAGCCTCGGCCTGGTGGCCCTGACCTGCGCCACCACGGCTCTGTGCGCTGCCGGAGCGCAGCGCCGGGCTCTGGAGGGCGGCGGCCGCCGGCGCTACCACCGCGTGCAGCACGGCCACTGCAGCTACACCTTCGTGCTGCCCGAGGCCGAGCCCCCGCCgtgccccgccgcccccgggccTGCCCCCGGGGCCGCCAGCGGGCTGCTCCAGCGCGACTCGCCCGCCGGCACCGCCGGGGCTGCACAGCGCCTGCGGCACCTGGAGAGGATCCTGGAgaacagcacccagtggctgctgAAG ctggagagcTACATCCAGAGCAGCGTGAAGCCGGAGGTGGCCGAGCTGCAGCAGGCGGCGGTGCAGAACCAGACCGCGGCCATGCTGGAGATGGGCAGCTCCCTCCTGAACCGCAGCGCCGAGCAGAGCCGCAAGCTCACCGACGTGGAGGCACAG GTGCTGAATCAGACGTGGCGCATCGAGATGCAGCTCCAGGAGAACTCCCTGTCCACCATCAAGctggagaagcagctgctgctgcagaccaATGAGATCCACAAGCTGCAGAACAGAAACAA CATCCTGGAGGGGCGGGTGCTGGAGATGGAAACGAAGCAGCAGGCGGAGCTGGCGGGGGCCCACTCGGagaaggagaagctgcagcGGCTGCTGAGCCGGCAGAGCGGCGCCATCGAGGAGATGGAAAAGACGCTGCTGGCTGCCAGTGCCAACACCAGCCTGCTCCAgcggcagcagctccagctcctccagtcCGTCCAGAGCCTGGTGCGCCTCGTGTCGCAGGGCAGAG CCACGTcacctgggcaggagcagcaattCCAGGACTGTGCCGATGTGCGCCGGGCGGGCATCCATGCCAGTGGCATCTACACCCTGCACATTGCCAACCTCAGCGAGCCCAAAAAG GCATTCTGTGACATGGACACGGATCGAGGGGGCTGGACCATCATCCAGCTCCGTGCCAACGGCAGCCTCAGCttccagaggagctggagggagTACAAGCAG GGCTTTGGGGACGCGTCAGGGGAGTACTGGCTGGGGAATGAGGCGGTGCACCTGCTGACCAGCCGGGTGCCCTACGCCCTGCGGGTGGAGCTGCAGGACTGGGAGGGCGGCCAGGTGTATGCCCACTACGGCAAATTCCAGCTGGGCAGCGAGCGGCAGTTCTACAG gctgtcactgcaggactacAGTGGCACAGCTGGACAGCAGAGcgggctggcactgcagggcacCCAGTTCAGCACCCGCGACGCCGACAACGACAACTGCCTGTGCAAGTGTGCCCAGATGCTCTCGGGAG GATGGTGGTTTGATGCCTGTGGCCTCTCCAACCTGAATGGCATCTACTACCCGGCCCGGAACAACATCCGCAAGCTGAACGGCATCCGCTGGCACCACTTCCAGGGGCCCAGCTACTCCCTCAAGGGCACCCGCATGATGATCCGACCCTCCAGCTTCTGA